The proteins below come from a single Roseiflexus sp. RS-1 genomic window:
- a CDS encoding ArnT family glycosyltransferase codes for MTTTPSAFPRLYQDDHAHRRFAVQHGVSALFLAVLTVVLLLITEPQIGLTWDEPVYLMAARSYAAWFEHLATDPGDALQPGTIKRFWEINHEHPPLDKIWSGMVWMMARQFLDDLPAQRLGNMILVAIAVGALYTAVASSFGVWAGIASAVALISLPRFFFHAHLAALDVPAAVAFFLATMLFWHTRHRSSVAWDVALGVAWGAALATKINALFVLPMIFLWTLAFARQAFLVRRMFIAGIIGLPTFVGFWPWLYHDTVARLIAYIRFITVDHWEIGQWYFGEAYMPPPWHFPFVMLVAVTPLAILILAFAGMIRGVVALRSSRQTERDQGSQIALWSLGVLVPLLALTTGRTMVYDNERLFMPSFLFVAALAGIGLDGFGRALRRALERRALARFTTPAVVLGCAVLFAPHLTIAAHMYPHLLSYYSETVGGLRGATRLGLETTYWCETYAQALPYINAHASPGAVVWTEDWSHDVLLTYQFIGRLRPDVRVALAPGAGSLFSRYGLEGTPADISDADYVIVTYRQTGFAAHPKIERWMAGRQPIVRIERYGVPLMELYEQPRIR; via the coding sequence ATGACGACCACTCCTTCCGCTTTTCCCCGGTTGTATCAGGATGACCATGCGCACAGGCGATTCGCCGTGCAACACGGCGTGAGCGCGCTCTTCCTGGCAGTACTGACAGTCGTTCTGTTGCTTATCACCGAACCGCAGATCGGATTGACGTGGGACGAGCCGGTGTACCTGATGGCAGCGAGGTCGTATGCAGCCTGGTTCGAGCATCTGGCGACGGATCCCGGCGATGCGCTTCAACCGGGGACGATCAAGCGCTTTTGGGAAATAAACCACGAACATCCCCCGCTCGACAAAATCTGGTCGGGAATGGTGTGGATGATGGCGCGCCAGTTTCTCGATGACCTGCCAGCCCAGCGGTTGGGAAATATGATCCTGGTCGCCATCGCAGTCGGTGCGCTGTACACTGCTGTGGCGAGCAGTTTTGGCGTATGGGCAGGAATTGCGTCGGCGGTTGCACTGATCAGTCTGCCGCGTTTCTTCTTCCATGCGCATCTGGCGGCGCTCGACGTTCCGGCAGCGGTCGCGTTCTTCCTGGCGACGATGCTCTTCTGGCATACCCGTCACCGCAGCAGCGTCGCCTGGGATGTAGCGCTCGGCGTCGCCTGGGGCGCGGCGCTGGCAACGAAAATCAATGCATTGTTCGTCCTGCCGATGATCTTTCTCTGGACGCTGGCGTTCGCCCGTCAGGCGTTTCTGGTGCGGCGCATGTTCATCGCGGGGATCATCGGTCTGCCGACGTTTGTCGGGTTCTGGCCCTGGCTGTACCACGACACCGTGGCACGGTTGATCGCGTACATCCGCTTCATTACCGTGGATCACTGGGAGATTGGGCAGTGGTACTTCGGTGAGGCGTATATGCCTCCTCCGTGGCACTTCCCGTTTGTAATGCTGGTTGCTGTGACGCCGCTGGCAATCTTGATTCTGGCGTTCGCTGGCATGATCCGCGGTGTTGTCGCCCTCCGTTCTTCCAGGCAAACGGAGCGTGATCAGGGGTCACAGATTGCGCTCTGGTCGCTCGGCGTACTCGTGCCGCTGCTGGCGCTGACGACGGGGCGCACGATGGTGTATGACAATGAGCGTTTGTTCATGCCGTCATTTCTCTTCGTTGCCGCCCTGGCTGGCATTGGGCTCGACGGATTTGGGCGTGCGTTGCGCCGTGCCCTCGAACGGCGCGCGCTGGCGCGCTTCACGACGCCAGCGGTTGTGCTTGGGTGCGCTGTGCTGTTCGCACCACACCTGACGATTGCCGCACATATGTATCCGCACCTGCTCTCCTACTACTCGGAAACGGTGGGAGGCTTGCGCGGAGCGACGCGCCTGGGGCTGGAAACGACCTACTGGTGCGAAACCTATGCGCAGGCGCTGCCGTACATCAATGCCCACGCGTCGCCGGGCGCCGTCGTCTGGACAGAGGACTGGAGCCACGATGTGCTGCTCACCTACCAGTTCATCGGTCGGCTGCGTCCTGATGTGCGCGTCGCGCTCGCACCCGGCGCCGGGTCGCTGTTCAGTCGGTATGGGCTGGAAGGTACGCCAGCTGACATCTCGGATGCCGATTATGTGATTGTTACCTACCGGCAGACCGGATTTGCAGCACATCCCAAGATCGAACGCTGGATGGCGGGTCGCCAGCCGATCGTGCGTATTGAACGGTATGGCGTGCCGCTCATGGAATTGTACGAACAACCGCGCATTCGCTGA